The genome window CTTTCGTATGGTGGTAGAATTACCTTAATCAAGTCGGTATTAAATGCTCTTCCAACATACTTCCTATCGCATTTTAAAGCTCCGGTTAAAGTATTGGATGCACTTGATAAGATTAGGAGAGTATTTTTTTGGGGAGGGTCGGAAGAGAAAGCTAAAATGAATTGGGTGGCGTGGGATAAAACAATTGCTCCGGTTGAATACGGGGGGTTGGGATTCGGGTCTATTAGAGATGCCAATTTAGCTATGTTGgcaaaatggtggtggaggtttaaAACGGAAAAGGATAGTTTGTGGCGGAGGGTAATTTGGGCAATACACCATAATTCTAGAGCATGGAACGACATACCGGCTAAAGTGTCTATTTCTGGGCCATGGAAGAGCATTATTAGTATTCGGCAGCCCTTGTTAAATGCTGGAATAGACCTGAAGGATGCTGCTTGTGCGCCAGTGGTAAATGGAAAAAACACCCACTTTTGGCTAGACTTATTGGCTGATTCAGAGCCATTATATATTAAATTTCCGGACCTGTTCAAAGTTGAGAGGATCAAGGACTGTTTGGTGGCGGATCGGTTGGAGTTTGATGGATCTGGGCCGGTTTTTTCTTGGGCCTGGGTTCGCCCAGTTCTAAGTGGGAGTGAATATGTCCAGCTACAACAACTTATTAATATACTATGTGGGGTGAATATTGGCCCAGGTATGGATTGTTGGAAATGGAAATATGAATCAAGTGGTTCTTTTAATGTTGCCTATATTAAAAAACTTTTGGGATCGAATGACCGAGAAATTCCGGCAAGAGCGTTCGAGTAGAATAATTGGGTCCCGAAAAAGGTGGCAATTGTTGCTTGGAGGGCAGAAATGGATAGACTTCCATCGAAGTGTGCGTTGATTCGCCGAAACATTGCGGTTCAGAATGATCTTTGTGTTTTCTGTGGCGAAATTGCGGAAACATGCGAACATATTTTTGTTACTTGCCAGGTTGCTCAAATTGTTTGGCAAAATGTAGCGGCTTGGTGCAAGATCCCTCCTATATTTGCATTCGGAGTTAGCGACTTACTGAACCCAACCGGTGTCTCTACAAATACAAGAAAGAAAAGGAAAGCGGTACACGCCGTGATACTAGTGACTTTTTGGAGCCTAGGGAAGATGAGAAACGAGTCGGTTTTCAAACAAGCAATCCCGAATATTACAAAGATATTGGATGAGATTAAAGCTATGGCATACTTATGGGTTAAGAATCGATCAAAGATGGTGGCATTAACATGGGAGAATTGGTGTTGGTTTGAAATTGGTGCATAGTAATTTCTGTATGTAGTTATATTTTGTTGTTTTGGTGGTCAAAAACACATGTAAGTTTGGCGGGTAGCTTCTTGCTACAAATAATAAATTTTTtgtcggccgttcaaaaaaaagataTTTCACAAAACAATCGATCAACTCTTTATTATAAACTAAAACCAATTCGGAAACTCACACACATATACACAAATAAATGATTACACGGACcctaatgtaacaccccgtgttttcaaaagtcaaagtcaaagtcaacattgaagtcaaaaggagaaaagattgctaattatgatctgtcactccttgctcagttcctgttttgacttctttgacttgtagatagtctatttgtgcttttacgttagttgtattatgtggagtacttgttaataatcgaggtttgatcgatatttatcgcatgtattatcgctttatcgcttaccgcaatcgcactcgcaactcaaattatgcgttctggatatggTTTTAGGTGTGTGTGCTtttgtgtgttacttgtgcatgtttatttatttttatgttgtggtgatcaatcgaaacgcaatcacaacgctatcgcaatcgaatcgcagacactaaacgcaagttaattatgatgattgtatgttagatatagtagttgggattaaaagtaatataaaagggaacactatcgcatcgcaacgctcaacacacgaatcgaaacagcaaaactcgtcgtgccgaacactcgaatcgagtgaccagccgatcgagtggccgaccgatcgagttgccacccgatcgagttgccacccgatcgaccagccactttccccactttccttttatggaaaccctataaatacccctcatatgtcacatcacttgatgtgacagctttcACTCGACCCAGCTCCGCAGCAGCAACCCCActtcaagctgtaccagctcCGCAGCAGCCTCAGCACCGATCAATTGCAACACCAGTTACCCAAGCACCGCCTAcaaagcgtgcttacactggTCCTCACCCTGCTTGCCCGACATGTACTTATCATCATCTAGTGGGAATCGCCTGCTGATTTTatgtgcattgcaacatgtacggctACTTCACCGCTAACTGCCATACATGTTCTCGACAAGCACCAGCTCCAgctactgctcatcaagctctacttcccgctcctcaaggccagcaagcggctcaggcacccgcgatcaatgctagAGTTTGCTTTgtgtgtggtgatcccaaccacttcgcaaataTGTGCCCAAACCGAGTTGTGAAGCAAGAGTCACAATAGCAGCAACCctagcagcagcagcaacagcctcagcagcaataACAGCAAGCAGCTCGCGCCCAAACTTTCAACATTAATGTACGCCAGGcccaagctgacaacaacgtggtcaatggtacgttccttgtgaatggtatttgtgcttcgtgtttgtttgatactggagccgataactgttttgtgtcgtttgaattcgagaagcttcttaatcgtaagcgctcccacctcccctcgacgttcgatgttgaagttgccaccggaagaaccgtcgctgtcaattctgttcttcgtgattgtactcttgaactcaacaatcacatcttccctatcgaccttatcctgatgcagctcggtagttttgacatcatagtaggcatagactttcttcgcgaaaaccatgctgaagttgtgtgcgttgataagatgattcgattctcgctcgcgaatggagACCAACTGTGTGTGTACGGCGAAACTCCCTCGAAAGGtcttaaactcatgtcttgtgtccaagctagcaagtatctccgcaaggaatacagagctttctcggctaacattgtagtaacagagaaggaaaagaaaggtaaTCCGGGAGTGAATGATGTCCCCGTGGGGtgtgaatttcctcaagtgttccctgatgatctccccGGACtccctccaagtcgtgatatcgactttcgtatcgagcTCATTCTTGGAGCAAATCCtgttgctagagctccttatcgactcacTCCATCTGAAATGTGCGAACTAttgagtcagctccaggaattacttgataaaggctttattcgccctagcacctctccttggggcgcaccgatccttttcatcaaaaagaaggatgggtcgttccggatgtgcatcgactatcgggagttgaataagctgacaatcaagaatcgctatccccagcctcgaatcgatgatttgtttgaccagctacaaggtgctacgtgtttctcgaagatcgatctacgctcaggtaATCACCAACTACGCATctaagaggaggatatacccaaaaccgcctttcgcactcgatacggccactatgagttcgttgttatgccttttggtttaaccaacgcacacgcggttttcatggatctgatgaatcgcgtgtgtaaaccatttcttgaccgcttcgtcatcgtgttcatcgatgatatcctgatctattccatgTCGAAAActgaacacgcgcaacatctacgtttggttctcgaactgctccaagggaatcgactctatgccaagttctccaagtgcgaattttggctggaggaggttcaattcctcggtcatattatcaatagtcaaggtattcatgtcgaccccgcgaagatcgaagctgttaagagttgggttacactgaagaacccgtctgaagtccgttcttttctcggattagcgggctattatcgccgatttttatcgaaggattctctaaaatcattGTGCCGCTTACTTCCATCACGCATAAAGaaaagccttttgtttggggaactgaacaagagtctgctttccacaccctcaagcatatgctctgcaatgctcccgtcctcACCTTACCTGACGGAAACGACGACTTTAtcgtctattgtgatgcctcgaaccttggtcttggttgtgttctcatgcaatggGACAAGGTTAGtgcttacgcgtctcgtcagctcaaaatccacgagaagaactatacaacccacgacctcgagctaggcgcagttgtttttgcgttaaagatttggcgacactacctgcatggtaccaagtgtacgatcttcaccgatcaaggagcctacaacatatctttgaccagaaagagctaaatatgcgtcaacgctggtgggtagaacttctcaacattacgactgtgagattcgttatcatccaggcgaagcaaatgtcgttgccgacgccttaagccgacgaagctatttgcatagcgctcGTAATATTCCCGCCCAGCATCATCTtgaaacccttatccgcgaagcccaacatgcttgggaagagaatagaggacgacgacccggtcaactacatgaaggttattgattcaagcttggatgctgctctccgacgctgtgacatgggacgccaagcatcccactcagaaaatataacctcacattgggtctagccaaggacccttataaacgtggcgcaccacggaggcattccgcggaactatccttagtttagtttaatcttttagttttaatttgcaggaataaaacacactcgtggtggtaagggatgaaaaagggaacgagaaaaatggccccatgcacaaagaacgaagcaacccgacacaaatctccattacagaaggctcaacacgggccgtgatcaaccaacacggccccgtgctgaaccacctgcagaaaaatcgcccagttcaggtaactggacacgggccgtgttcaccagacacgcccccgtgtccaggcttctgtctcatttctttaatttctgttactggcacctgaacacggggccgtgtccggtccccacggggccgtgtccagaatgccagtaatataaatctttgctttttaacaccacattacacatccaatcaacctaaaaatttatttttgggacacattgaggacaatgtgtaatttaagtgtggggggggggggagctaacactttgaaattttgcaagtcctaacaacaagccttacacaaaactctattggaaccgctaaacaccccaatttttttacaaaaaaaaaaatcattttttttacttgtctaaagtttaagttaggaaatcccaagattaataaagttatatttttataaaatttacaaccgaaagcgtcgtgataacaagaaccaacataagaaaattatgaaacggcataacaagtctagttaaaatttgattatatatgcttgatcacattaaaacccattcccacaaaagtgagttttgagcctttattgagcatacaaatttacatctttagactaaatgctcatttttcgtttcttgtgtgaatagccgcttggttcttacaactctagaacttgccacgacaattcattcccagtccttaccaacttaaacccaagtaagtaaatgatggaggcattaggactaatcATTTTTCTTTCtataccattatttttcaattttttttaccacctacccaaaatccccctagttaacccctttgagcctaaacctttcgtttctttaccctaaacttttttttacccaccaaaaacccttttattttttttcaccctttattttagtaacaagctcggtttttcgcaagctcgttcttttatgtgactaaaaaaaaaaatttttgatgatgaagttaaagacaaacaaagctatacaaacaaaagcttgttcggagaaatacttcaaaataaaaagtcactaaaaacaaaagtgtgttacgaaaaccgacgctttttacgcttttcgcccttttactaaccaataacccaaccacccaccgttagcccaagcctaacccttcacccaaaaagtcctcttgatatttacaaaggtatagagttaaaaaggaggaggattgattgcttggcaagtctatggaaggcgtaagctccatgccgctctcgagtgattcacaaaaaaaaaaaaaaaaattacacctccggccgagtgttgagtgatttctcccgtgaggtatgtgaacttgtatataaatgaaattttaaaaaaaaggcatgttatgcccaaataagtaatttgtcctatgaaacgttctaaataaatcataacgaataggattgtaaataaacaaaaataaaacccaaaaagatcttggattcccgacactctatgacaagccaaaaaccttctcttctacccattccatttgggagtgtaagccacatttaaagagttttgcttgaggacaagcaaaagttcaagtgtgggggtatgtgatgtgtgtaaaatgcaacatataaattacatcaaataaggcataaaactaaccctttttaagtactaatgttggaaaaagagtgtttttgtcttccttttgtattttcaggatgaaatgagctcaaattcacaaaagaagcaaaaagacagctaattctaacataaatacaagaaaaggaataaaagtagactgcccgaaccctcaacggcatcctcccaagcaaagaagagaaaacagaagcctgaacacgccccgtgctcagccagcacggggccgtgcccaagaagctgcagaaaagacaaacctgtagaagcttctattgcccaccacggggccgtgtccagtgagcacgggggcgtggcgaaagtacagcaggcgcattaattgtaattgcgaattacaattaatgaagagagagagagtgtcagacgggcacgggggcgtgtccagcggacacggggccgtgcccagccttctgttcagcctataaataggagtgcttggtttcattccaatccatcccttggcacaccacctctctcacacttcatccaccacccaccaccaccataacaccgtcatccaccaccatcatccattgtccatcgtagagtgtgtgagtcgtctcgggatccaagattgatagtaagagttcttgacaatcaaggccatgtttgcctaagtctcttacatcacttggtgaagacaagtgtttagtataatactttttatttttaatcttttgcactttttatttggttttgtattaatgactttaataactagttgcttatgttgaaggtgatctttccttatcgtttgtccgtggtgtcttggcattattttactgtctatataaaataaaagattttcaccattcatatctccacggtctatatggaggtatgttggctacctggtcggtggttaatggaacggtttggtaagggtcttgcccttgttcagcgtttagaggtcctgcaagggacctgggtcaaatttagtaggatctccttcaatgcccataggtattggatggcggggatccatactctttgaccccctcataagttaactactattaatactataacccggttatttaggactgtatccctgctgactcagactacttagccgagggtaacatcaccgccaaaagcggggcctaccataatttgcattaataacttaattcattatcttccaataatccaaccctttaggattgtatccttgctgactcaaactactgggttgagggtaacgtcgccttcaaaagaggggcctactacaataactaagataatctcttaaacaaatgcaaaagtgcgaaaataatcaaaggttatactaatacgcgagtcggatccaagtgattcatcttgtctatctgtttttattttatttttatttttcagcatttagttagtttttatattcttagtttaaaaacatttttctaactttttgatttgattagacgttgaggataaaccggtactaaaagctcttgtgtccttggacgacctcggtatcttaccaacactatactacgtccacgatgggtgcacttgcccatatgtgtgtttagtgttagtaaatatcgtgttttataaatttaaaacttggctaaaggtgtaaaaagggcttaataatatatctaaattatatacacactacacacgcatcactaaaccaggtatccgtacgacttaattaataattaattactgcttaattactgtgcttgcttgagattactgatgaactgctacttgatctctgttacttgtacatatctgcatcatactttaattaccgtcactacattatttacatgctgaaccttagtgacaaacatgatgcacaaaagcacagtagcactatgaacggataacctattgaacatgctgataaagccagcatcaggcagacactgcctctaaggcctgtatgagccagaaagattttactacacccatagtgagtgtagggacacaagggttgtagaactgcgtctctaggaataagatataatgacaggatgtgcctaaaatggacactaagcacaaaactcagcactttaacaAACAATTCaacttttagctaactaataaagtgccaaaacatgtgaaaaatattactagacacttttcaaagtgtcgggaataagttgtgtcactaaaaatggtattaacgacactctaaagctttgttaagcactttaacggattactatccaaccgaacaaccggactataccttgaacatgaaaatattgccataaacattatctgtctttttctgagccagttagggtccccgaataccctaacactcgctttaaaacacaacacactactaaccgggttaacTACCTAACTTAACCTAACAAATAAACTAACTAAATGGTTAGAATggaactagaaccccccccccctggCCGATTTCGGTCACAATGTGACCATAGC of Helianthus annuus cultivar XRQ/B chromosome 1, HanXRQr2.0-SUNRISE, whole genome shotgun sequence contains these proteins:
- the LOC110912080 gene encoding uncharacterized protein LOC110912080, translating into MDRLPSKCALIRRNIAVQNDLCVFCGEIAETCEHIFVTCQVAQIVWQNVAAWCKIPPIFAFGVSDLLNPTGVSTNTRKKRKAVHAVILVTFWSLGKMRNESVFKQAIPNITKILDEIKAMAYLWVKNRSKMVALTWENWCWFEIGA